In Chitinophaga nivalis, a single genomic region encodes these proteins:
- a CDS encoding LysE family translocator — MIPIHQLLIFCLASLIMVLTPGPNMIYLVTRSVTQGRKAGFISLFGVACGFLFHITFVSFGLTAVLMAIPFAYTLLKTTGVLYLLFLAWQAVKPGGKGIFDNARTLQHDTPAKLFTMGLLTSILNPKIAVFYLSFFPQFINPAYGSVLTQSFTLGIIQMMMSFTTNGLIILSASHVTRWFAGNPKWVRTQKWVMAGVFSSLAIKMALDKGK, encoded by the coding sequence ATGATTCCGATACATCAACTACTGATATTTTGCCTGGCGTCGCTCATCATGGTATTAACACCTGGTCCCAACATGATTTACCTGGTTACCCGATCTGTTACCCAGGGCAGAAAAGCCGGCTTTATTTCCCTGTTTGGCGTAGCCTGTGGCTTCCTGTTCCATATCACCTTCGTCTCCTTCGGATTAACGGCCGTATTGATGGCCATTCCGTTTGCCTATACGCTGCTGAAAACCACGGGGGTGCTCTACCTCCTGTTCCTGGCCTGGCAGGCCGTTAAACCCGGTGGTAAAGGCATATTCGACAATGCCCGCACCCTGCAGCATGATACCCCGGCCAAATTATTTACGATGGGATTGCTCACCAGCATCCTCAATCCGAAGATTGCCGTGTTTTACCTGTCGTTTTTCCCGCAGTTTATTAATCCGGCCTACGGATCGGTACTCACCCAAAGCTTTACCCTGGGCATCATACAGATGATGATGAGCTTCACCACCAACGGGCTGATTATCCTTTCCGCCAGTCATGTGACCCGGTGGTTTGCCGGTAATCCGAAATGGGTACGTACCCAGAAATGGGTGATGGCGGGCGTATTTAGTAGCCTGGCCATCAAAATGGCGCTGGATAAGGGAAAATAG
- a CDS encoding Crp/Fnr family transcriptional regulator produces MHTLLIANILKHVSLSESEQQRIPGYFEWRKTRRRQHLLREGELCDHEYFVLKGCCRQYAINREGKENVLQFSIEGWWITDLDSVVTGRPSLFNIDVLEGGEILQISKAQLTRLFDDIPAVERYYRIISQRAFIALQRRIFFLQQPARERYEAFVASYPYFETRLPQHQIAAYLGITPESLSRIRHKITRASS; encoded by the coding sequence ATGCATACCTTGTTAATAGCGAATATACTGAAACATGTTTCCCTCAGCGAGTCAGAACAGCAGCGGATTCCCGGCTATTTTGAATGGCGGAAAACGCGGCGCCGGCAACACTTGTTGCGGGAAGGTGAGTTATGCGACCATGAATATTTTGTATTGAAAGGATGCTGCCGCCAATATGCCATTAACCGTGAAGGAAAGGAAAATGTGCTGCAGTTCAGCATTGAAGGCTGGTGGATTACGGATCTCGACAGCGTGGTGACAGGCCGCCCGTCGCTGTTTAATATCGATGTACTGGAAGGCGGAGAAATATTGCAGATCAGCAAAGCGCAGCTGACCCGGTTGTTTGATGATATACCAGCGGTAGAGCGGTATTATCGGATCATTTCCCAGCGGGCGTTTATCGCCCTGCAGCGCCGGATCTTTTTCCTGCAGCAGCCTGCCCGGGAAAGATATGAGGCATTTGTAGCCAGCTATCCGTATTTCGAAACCCGGCTGCCGCAACACCAGATAGCGGCGTATCTGGGCATTACACCCGAATCCCTGAGCCGTATCCGGCACAAAATAACACGGGCATCTTCCTGA
- a CDS encoding NADH:flavin oxidoreductase, which translates to MEAQHISTHPALAPYHIGQQLIKNRMAVAPMSRASATTAGVPTAAMEAYYEKFATGGFGMIISEGLYTDQIASAAYPQQPGIVTPAQVAAWQQLVHTVKAQDTVFIAQLMHAGALSQHLPNTLAPSVVTPLGRKLRSYGGGDGPFPIPAAMTTIDIQQAIAGYAHAAQQAARAGFDGVEIHAANGYMPDQFLTEYTNLREDAYGGTVANRFRIIAEIMAAVKQVVPADFIVGLRLSEGKVNDYSYRWKGGADTARAILEEVRRVQPSYVHISGEGGSWETTGFYETGESLTGLAKQLVQQPVIANGNLGDAAVVDRVLQEGHADFISLGKAALANPDWPERIRRGVPLTTFDRSMSEPF; encoded by the coding sequence ATGGAAGCACAACATATCTCCACACATCCGGCGTTAGCGCCTTATCATATAGGACAACAGCTTATTAAAAACAGGATGGCTGTGGCGCCAATGAGCCGCGCCAGCGCTACTACGGCAGGTGTACCTACCGCCGCGATGGAAGCTTATTATGAAAAGTTTGCGACCGGCGGATTCGGGATGATTATATCAGAAGGACTCTATACAGATCAGATCGCGAGTGCCGCGTATCCCCAACAACCAGGCATTGTTACACCAGCACAGGTAGCCGCCTGGCAGCAGCTGGTACATACCGTAAAAGCACAGGACACCGTTTTCATTGCACAATTGATGCATGCCGGCGCTTTATCGCAGCACCTGCCCAATACCCTGGCACCCTCCGTGGTAACGCCGCTGGGCCGCAAGCTGCGCTCCTATGGCGGTGGCGACGGACCTTTCCCGATACCGGCTGCTATGACCACCATAGACATCCAACAGGCAATTGCTGGCTACGCACACGCGGCGCAACAGGCTGCCCGCGCGGGTTTCGACGGCGTAGAAATCCATGCAGCCAACGGCTATATGCCGGATCAGTTCCTGACAGAATACACCAACCTCCGGGAAGACGCCTATGGCGGCACGGTAGCCAACCGGTTCCGGATCATCGCGGAAATTATGGCAGCAGTAAAACAGGTGGTGCCGGCAGACTTTATCGTGGGCCTGCGGTTGTCGGAAGGTAAGGTCAATGACTACAGCTATCGCTGGAAAGGCGGTGCAGACACGGCTCGCGCGATATTGGAAGAAGTACGGCGGGTACAGCCTTCCTATGTACATATTTCCGGGGAAGGCGGCAGCTGGGAAACGACCGGATTTTATGAAACAGGAGAATCGCTCACCGGGCTGGCCAAACAATTGGTGCAACAACCGGTAATCGCCAATGGTAACCTGGGTGATGCTGCCGTGGTAGACCGGGTGTTACAGGAAGGACATGCAGACTTTATCTCCCTGGGAAAAGCCGCACTGGCCAACCCCGATTGGCCCGAGCGGATACGCCGGGGTGTACCGCTGACAACTTTCGACAGAAGCATGAGCGAGCCGTTTTAG
- a CDS encoding glycosyltransferase family 2 protein, which yields MNNMSGTMNSGPLISVVIATFNSERDIRGCIRSIASQEYKNIEIVVADGASTDNTVAILKELSETHRITFTSQPDKGIYDALNRGAQMAKGDWLHFLGSDDRLLPGFSELAQKLEDPNAVYYGNTTEFVRKGIKPVYTLLTGKFTTYRLAKECMNHQAILYPARVFKLYSYNLRYKVYADYVVNLHVWGNSSFKKLHFPITIASYNMSGFSTMNVDPVFIKEKPTIIRKSMGWVMYFRWLYKRYRKRRKDGIVDYY from the coding sequence ATCGCCACTTTCAATTCCGAAAGAGATATACGGGGTTGTATCCGGTCCATCGCCAGCCAGGAATACAAGAATATTGAAATCGTGGTGGCCGATGGGGCCAGCACGGACAATACCGTAGCTATCTTAAAAGAACTATCGGAAACCCACCGTATCACCTTCACCAGCCAACCAGACAAAGGTATCTATGATGCCCTGAACCGCGGCGCCCAAATGGCCAAAGGCGACTGGCTGCATTTCCTGGGCTCCGACGACCGGTTACTGCCCGGTTTCAGTGAACTGGCGCAGAAACTGGAAGATCCTAATGCCGTTTATTATGGCAACACAACGGAATTTGTCAGAAAAGGGATTAAACCTGTATATACGCTGCTCACCGGTAAATTTACTACCTACCGTTTAGCAAAAGAGTGTATGAACCACCAGGCGATCCTCTATCCAGCAAGGGTTTTCAAGCTGTATAGCTATAACCTGCGTTATAAAGTATATGCGGATTATGTAGTGAACCTGCATGTATGGGGTAACAGCAGCTTTAAGAAACTGCACTTCCCGATCACCATTGCCAGCTACAATATGAGCGGCTTCTCTACCATGAACGTGGATCCTGTTTTCATCAAGGAAAAACCCACCATCATCAGAAAGAGCATGGGATGGGTGATGTACTTCAGGTGGTTATATAAACGCTACCGCAAAAGAAGAAAAGACGGTATTGTAGATTACTATTGA